From a single Terriglobia bacterium genomic region:
- a CDS encoding Xaa-Pro peptidase family protein: protein MDYARRQSAMQAQVEKLHLDALLVTHLPNIRYLCGFTGSAGVLSLGLGRAAFFTDGRYTAQAREQVAGARVVICHGSPLLAAAQFARKSRLRSMGIEAAHMTVASRAALHRALGGQARLRDVGPVVEELRMIKDAGEIALIREAVNLGARLLDAALPVIRTGVTEAEVAAELEYAARRAGAEAMSFETIVAAGPRSAMPHGVASAALIPRRGFVILDFGVILHGYCSDMTRTVHVGKISAGDRSMYNAVREAQQAAVDAVRAGAACGQVDRAARNALRRAGVARYFTHSTGHGVGLEIHEPPRLGRGQAELLRPGMVVTVEPGVYLPGRGGVRIEDMLLVTGGACEVLTPAPKDLIEL from the coding sequence ATGGATTACGCGCGCCGGCAATCCGCCATGCAAGCCCAAGTCGAGAAGCTCCACCTCGATGCGCTGCTGGTGACGCATCTCCCCAACATCCGCTACCTGTGCGGGTTTACCGGCAGCGCGGGAGTGCTGTCGCTGGGCCTGGGGCGGGCGGCATTTTTCACCGACGGGCGCTACACCGCGCAGGCGCGCGAGCAAGTTGCCGGCGCGCGCGTGGTCATTTGCCATGGATCGCCGCTGCTGGCGGCGGCGCAGTTTGCCCGGAAGAGCAGGCTGCGGAGCATGGGCATTGAAGCCGCGCACATGACCGTCGCGTCCCGCGCTGCGCTCCACCGCGCCCTCGGCGGCCAAGCTCGGCTGCGCGACGTCGGGCCGGTGGTGGAAGAGCTGCGGATGATCAAGGACGCCGGCGAGATCGCGCTGATTCGGGAGGCGGTCAACCTCGGCGCCAGGCTGCTGGACGCCGCGCTGCCGGTGATTCGAACTGGCGTCACGGAAGCGGAGGTGGCGGCGGAATTGGAGTATGCCGCGCGGCGCGCTGGAGCAGAAGCCATGTCGTTCGAAACCATCGTGGCCGCCGGGCCGCGCTCGGCCATGCCGCACGGCGTCGCCTCGGCCGCTCTCATCCCGCGACGCGGGTTCGTCATCCTCGACTTCGGTGTTATACTCCACGGTTATTGTTCGGACATGACCCGCACTGTGCACGTCGGCAAGATTTCCGCCGGCGACCGCAGCATGTACAACGCAGTGCGTGAGGCGCAGCAAGCGGCGGTGGATGCGGTGCGCGCCGGAGCCGCCTGCGGCCAGGTGGACCGCGCCGCCCGTAACGCGCTGCGTCGCGCCGGGGTGGCGCGGTATTTCACGCATTCCACCGGCCACGGCGTGGGCTTGGAGATCCATGAACCGCCGCGGCTTGGCCGAGGCCAGGCGGAACTGCTTCGCCCCGGCATGGTGGTCACCGTCGAGCCCGGTGTTTACCTTCCCGGCCGAGGCGGCGTTCGCATCGAGGACATGCTCCTGGTCACCGGCGGTGCTTGCGAGGTTCTCACGCCGGCCCCGAAAGACTTGATCGAGCTGTGA
- the pilQ gene encoding type IV pilus secretin PilQ — protein MRLKQLLSVLFLVLILSMMAAAAGPQLTSVHVTGQAQTSTIVLHASGAFTHTEYRPVDNMLLVDLSGVAPGALKQTSKPVNLPGVVSYRVLGYSSNGGAEVTRVEITLQSGSVVNVSEIAGGLRVQVAAGAGAAASQPRLVPAALKTPEPAKAAPTAHPAGHPVLVRNVAVVRGRGGMQVEISASGPITPKLMKLTGPDRLVVDLPNAIPAGHPRPIMSNGGDIKSVRMGRFQLDPPVTRVVVDLAAARDGEIVTAGNKLVLKLRAERAAAAPSAPPAVEMPKPVAAAVVPAAVKTPEPPKPQVAADIVAVEPKFVTRPAEPAPDPKAVAVSAAQVMAKSAPARSDPSLLPVPSASLGAPAANLAAQQQQQMQRAAQTPAPAGQRYTGEPISVNLKDVDLKDFFRLVHEISGLNIVLDPNVKGSLTLVLDDVPWDQALDIVLQNNGLDRRLEGNVLRIATRETFTHEAEARRAQAEALALAVDKVQVTHFLSYAQAVNVMPIVKKFLSQRGDVIADPRTNALIITDIPSTLPEIQRLLGQLDRKTQEVEIEARVVSATRNFARDIGVQLGFGWGNTPTAVGGAGVVGTSPLLVGIANPTYFTTANAIPLFSNLGAVGATSGISFSNATQNYRVDAILTMAESRGLLKILSRPRVVTQNNIGATVKQGVKLPVVTAAQLGGPPTTTYIDAELRLQVTPQITVENTIFLNVDVENTAPDFSRQVSGNPTLLTQQATTQVLVTDGGTVVIGGVIQTTNSVSVFQVPLLGDIPILGNLFKRRSVSTTTQELIFFITPKIVQT, from the coding sequence ATGAGGCTGAAGCAACTGCTGAGTGTTCTCTTCCTGGTGCTCATTCTGAGCATGATGGCGGCCGCCGCCGGTCCGCAACTGACCAGCGTCCATGTGACGGGCCAGGCGCAGACGTCCACCATTGTCCTCCACGCGAGCGGTGCGTTCACCCACACCGAGTATCGTCCGGTGGACAACATGCTGCTGGTCGACCTCTCGGGTGTGGCGCCCGGGGCTCTGAAGCAGACGAGCAAACCCGTGAACCTGCCGGGCGTCGTTTCCTACCGCGTGCTGGGATACTCCAGCAATGGCGGCGCCGAGGTCACGCGCGTCGAGATTACGCTGCAGTCGGGTTCGGTGGTGAACGTCTCGGAGATCGCGGGCGGGCTCCGGGTGCAAGTGGCGGCCGGCGCCGGCGCCGCGGCATCGCAGCCCCGGCTTGTTCCCGCCGCGTTGAAGACGCCGGAGCCGGCCAAGGCCGCGCCGACGGCGCACCCTGCCGGGCATCCGGTGCTGGTGCGCAACGTGGCCGTTGTGCGCGGACGAGGCGGCATGCAGGTGGAAATTTCCGCCAGCGGTCCGATCACCCCGAAGCTGATGAAACTCACCGGCCCCGACCGCCTCGTGGTGGACCTGCCGAACGCGATTCCCGCAGGCCATCCGCGCCCGATCATGTCCAACGGCGGCGATATCAAGTCGGTGCGCATGGGACGCTTCCAACTGGACCCGCCGGTCACGCGCGTGGTCGTCGACCTGGCAGCCGCGCGTGATGGCGAGATCGTCACTGCCGGCAACAAACTGGTTCTCAAGCTGCGTGCCGAGCGCGCGGCCGCAGCGCCCAGCGCACCGCCCGCGGTGGAGATGCCGAAGCCGGTGGCGGCGGCCGTGGTACCGGCTGCCGTGAAGACGCCGGAACCGCCGAAGCCGCAGGTCGCTGCCGACATCGTGGCGGTGGAGCCGAAATTCGTAACCCGGCCGGCCGAGCCTGCGCCGGACCCGAAAGCCGTCGCCGTGAGCGCCGCGCAGGTGATGGCGAAGAGCGCGCCGGCGCGCTCCGATCCCAGCCTGTTGCCCGTTCCCAGCGCTTCGCTGGGTGCACCCGCCGCCAACCTGGCGGCGCAACAGCAGCAGCAGATGCAGCGCGCCGCGCAAACGCCCGCCCCCGCCGGGCAGCGCTATACCGGCGAGCCCATCTCGGTCAATCTGAAGGATGTTGACCTGAAAGATTTCTTCCGCCTGGTGCACGAGATCAGCGGCCTCAATATCGTGCTGGATCCCAACGTCAAGGGCAGCCTGACGCTGGTGCTGGATGACGTACCGTGGGACCAGGCGCTCGACATCGTTCTGCAGAACAACGGACTCGACCGCCGGCTCGAAGGCAACGTGCTGCGCATCGCAACCCGCGAAACCTTTACCCACGAAGCCGAAGCGCGACGCGCCCAGGCCGAAGCGCTGGCCCTGGCCGTGGACAAGGTCCAGGTCACACACTTCCTCAGCTATGCTCAAGCTGTCAACGTCATGCCGATCGTAAAGAAGTTCCTGTCGCAGCGCGGCGATGTGATTGCCGATCCGCGCACCAATGCCCTGATCATCACCGACATTCCGAGCACGCTTCCTGAAATCCAACGCCTGCTCGGACAACTGGACCGCAAGACCCAGGAAGTCGAAATCGAAGCGCGGGTGGTTTCCGCCACGCGCAACTTCGCGCGCGACATCGGCGTGCAGCTCGGGTTTGGCTGGGGCAACACCCCAACTGCTGTCGGCGGTGCGGGTGTGGTCGGGACCAGCCCGCTGTTGGTCGGCATTGCCAATCCGACGTATTTCACCACTGCCAACGCCATTCCGCTGTTCTCAAACCTGGGAGCAGTCGGAGCGACCTCGGGGATCAGCTTCTCCAATGCGACCCAGAACTACCGCGTGGACGCGATCCTCACCATGGCCGAAAGCCGCGGCCTGCTGAAGATCCTGTCGCGGCCGCGCGTGGTGACCCAGAACAACATTGGGGCGACGGTCAAGCAGGGTGTCAAGCTCCCGGTGGTGACCGCCGCGCAATTGGGCGGCCCTCCCACCACCACCTACATCGACGCCGAACTGCGTTTGCAGGTGACGCCGCAGATTACGGTGGAGAACACCATCTTCCTGAACGTGGACGTGGAGAATACCGCGCCTGACTTCAGCCGCCAGGTCTCCGGCAACCCGACCCTGCTGACGCAGCAGGCCACCACCCAGGTGCTGGTCACCGACGGCGGCACCGTGGTCATTGGCGGCGTCATCCAGACCACCAACTCGGTCTCGGTGTTCCAGGTTCCGCTGCTGGGCGACATTCCGATCCTGGGCAACCTGTTCAAGCGCCGCAGCGTTTCCACGACGACGCAGGAGTTGATCTTCTTCATCACTCCCAAGATCGTGCAGACATAG